From a region of the Teredinibacter turnerae genome:
- a CDS encoding acetate/propionate family kinase yields the protein MQFVLVFNSGSSSFKFSLFPTDSDAPLLNGVAEALSTPEANMKIVRADGEVERFHIDADHQGAIAILVEKLPEFDINFSDVVVVGHRVVHGGEAFSESVVVDEDSLSKMESCSDLAPLHNPAAVLGIRLIGELYPNLPQVAVFDTAFHQTLEKKAYLYAVPYHLYEQQGVRRYGFHGTSHRYVAGEATRRLGLAESDNQLLIAHLGNGCSATAVRNGRSVDTTMGLTPLEGLVMGTRSGDVDPSLHQFLQDRLGWSLQKITDVLNRESGLLGISQISNDMRTLVEAADTGSEPAQLAIDVFCFRLARQLAGLAASLSRIDAVVFTGGIGENNGGLRRKVLESLAIFGFTVDEPANAIHGKDTAGVITTNTSPTRAMVIQTNEEAMIARDAKKLVLEV from the coding sequence ATGCAGTTTGTGCTTGTTTTTAATAGCGGAAGTTCCTCATTTAAATTTTCCCTGTTCCCTACGGATTCCGATGCCCCCCTGTTAAACGGTGTAGCTGAAGCTCTCAGCACGCCTGAAGCCAATATGAAGATAGTTCGTGCCGATGGTGAGGTAGAGCGATTCCATATCGATGCAGATCATCAAGGTGCTATTGCTATTCTGGTAGAAAAGCTTCCGGAATTTGACATTAACTTTTCCGATGTGGTTGTAGTTGGGCACCGTGTGGTGCATGGCGGCGAGGCGTTCTCCGAGTCGGTGGTGGTGGACGAAGATTCACTTAGCAAGATGGAATCCTGTTCCGATCTCGCGCCGCTTCACAACCCCGCTGCCGTGCTGGGTATTCGGTTAATTGGTGAACTTTATCCGAATCTTCCCCAGGTAGCGGTATTCGATACGGCATTCCACCAAACTCTGGAAAAGAAAGCGTATCTCTATGCTGTGCCATACCATCTCTACGAGCAGCAGGGTGTGCGGCGATATGGGTTTCATGGTACCAGCCATCGTTACGTTGCCGGAGAGGCGACCCGCCGCCTGGGCTTGGCTGAATCTGATAATCAATTGTTGATTGCGCATTTAGGCAATGGTTGCAGTGCAACTGCGGTGAGGAATGGCAGAAGTGTCGATACCACCATGGGGCTGACACCGCTGGAGGGCCTCGTCATGGGCACTCGCTCTGGCGATGTTGACCCCAGCCTCCACCAGTTTCTGCAGGATCGCCTGGGCTGGTCGTTGCAGAAAATTACCGATGTCTTGAATCGGGAATCTGGCTTGCTGGGGATTTCGCAAATCAGCAACGATATGCGCACGCTAGTCGAAGCGGCCGACACCGGTAGTGAACCTGCCCAGTTGGCGATTGATGTATTTTGTTTCCGCCTGGCTCGCCAGTTGGCGGGATTGGCAGCTTCCCTGTCACGCATTGACGCCGTCGTGTTTACGGGAGGGATAGGCGAGAATAATGGTGGCTTGCGTAGAAAAGTGCTCGAATCTCTCGCGATTTTTGGTTTTACAGTGGACGAGCCGGCGAATGCCATTCACGGCAAGGATACTGCGGGAGTCATTACTACAAACACATCGCCGACTCGCGCCATGGTCATTCAAACCAATGAGGAAGCGATGATCGCACGCGATGCGAAAAAGCTGGTGCTGGAGGTGTAA
- a CDS encoding sodium-translocating pyrophosphatase produces the protein MPVAYYVVFIAAIVALAYGIFATRWILASPTGNEKMVEIASAVQEGARAYLNRQYGTIAIVGVVVGIILALLLNIWVALGYVIGAVLSGAAGYIGMNISVRANVRTAEAARSKGLKTALDIAFRSGSITGMLVVGLALLGIAGYYTLLQLQFDLATDEGARSVLEALVGLGFGASLISIFARLGGGIFTKGADVGADLSGKIEAGIPEDDPRNPAVIADNVGDNVGDCAGMAADLFETYVVTIVASMLLGALYFTGETRETLMFYPLLIGAVCIFASVVATLFVRLGKSQNIMAALYKGFIASAVLSAILVVGTTHVQIGLSTQLAGTDLTGWSLVLCAMTGLVVTALIVWITEYYTSTEYRPVKMIADASTTGHATNIIQGLAISMESTALPVLVICAGIVVSYICGGLYGISVAATTMLALAGIVVALDAFGPVTDNAGGIAEMAELPEEVRNTTDALDAVGNTTKAITKGYAIGSAGLAALVLFTAYTTDLEHYFPGLDVNFNLSDPYVVIGLFIGGLLPYLFGSVAMQAVGRAGGKVVNEVRRQFQEIPGVLEGTTKPEYGTCVDMLTKSAIREMLMPSLLPVLAPVVIYFVINIVAGQAAAFASLGAMLLGTIVTGLFVAISMTSGGGAWDNTKKAIEDGAHGGKGSEAHQASVTGDTVGDPYKDTAGPAVNPMIKITNIVAILLLAVLA, from the coding sequence ATGCCTGTTGCTTACTACGTGGTGTTTATAGCCGCGATCGTCGCTCTGGCCTACGGCATCTTCGCAACCCGGTGGATTTTAGCTTCGCCCACGGGTAACGAGAAAATGGTCGAAATTGCCAGTGCCGTGCAGGAAGGCGCACGTGCTTACCTGAACCGACAGTATGGGACGATTGCCATTGTGGGCGTGGTCGTTGGAATAATTCTCGCGCTTCTTTTAAATATCTGGGTTGCGCTTGGCTATGTCATTGGCGCAGTTCTTTCGGGCGCTGCCGGTTATATTGGAATGAATATTTCCGTGAGAGCAAACGTCCGCACTGCAGAAGCCGCGCGCTCGAAAGGCTTGAAAACCGCATTAGATATCGCCTTCCGCTCGGGTTCCATCACCGGCATGCTCGTTGTGGGTCTGGCACTTTTAGGTATTGCAGGCTACTACACACTGCTGCAACTGCAATTCGACCTCGCCACCGACGAAGGCGCCCGCAGTGTACTGGAAGCCCTGGTTGGCTTGGGCTTCGGCGCTTCACTTATTTCTATTTTTGCGCGTCTTGGCGGCGGCATTTTCACCAAAGGCGCTGACGTAGGTGCAGACCTCTCCGGTAAAATTGAAGCCGGCATTCCTGAAGATGATCCCCGCAACCCCGCCGTGATCGCCGACAACGTGGGCGATAACGTAGGCGATTGTGCCGGCATGGCGGCAGACCTATTCGAAACCTATGTAGTAACGATTGTCGCTTCGATGCTGCTGGGCGCCCTGTATTTCACCGGCGAAACCCGAGAAACACTGATGTTTTATCCGCTGTTGATTGGTGCTGTGTGTATCTTCGCCTCGGTAGTTGCTACTTTGTTTGTGCGGTTAGGAAAAAGCCAAAACATCATGGCTGCACTCTACAAAGGGTTTATTGCCAGCGCCGTGTTATCTGCCATTTTGGTGGTGGGCACAACCCACGTTCAAATTGGCTTGAGCACCCAGTTAGCGGGCACCGATTTAACCGGTTGGTCGCTGGTACTTTGCGCAATGACCGGCCTGGTGGTTACTGCGCTCATTGTGTGGATTACCGAGTACTACACCAGCACGGAATATCGCCCGGTTAAAATGATCGCCGATGCTTCCACCACAGGCCATGCAACCAATATTATCCAGGGCCTGGCGATATCTATGGAGTCCACCGCGCTCCCCGTTCTTGTCATCTGCGCAGGCATTGTAGTGTCCTACATTTGCGGCGGTCTCTACGGCATTTCCGTTGCTGCCACCACAATGTTGGCGCTCGCGGGCATCGTTGTCGCTCTGGATGCGTTTGGCCCGGTAACTGATAACGCTGGCGGTATCGCCGAAATGGCAGAACTGCCGGAGGAAGTGCGCAACACCACAGATGCCCTCGACGCAGTGGGCAACACCACCAAAGCGATTACCAAAGGCTACGCGATTGGTTCTGCTGGCCTGGCAGCGCTGGTACTGTTTACAGCCTATACCACCGACCTCGAGCACTACTTCCCCGGTTTGGATGTGAACTTCAACTTGTCCGACCCTTACGTGGTTATCGGTCTATTTATTGGCGGGCTGCTGCCTTACCTGTTTGGCAGCGTGGCGATGCAAGCGGTAGGTCGCGCTGGCGGTAAGGTGGTAAATGAAGTGCGCCGTCAGTTTCAGGAAATTCCTGGTGTGCTGGAAGGCACCACCAAACCTGAATACGGCACCTGTGTCGATATGCTCACCAAAAGCGCCATTCGCGAAATGTTGATGCCCTCTTTACTACCGGTACTCGCACCTGTCGTCATCTATTTTGTGATTAACATAGTTGCAGGCCAGGCAGCGGCGTTTGCCTCTCTGGGTGCGATGTTGCTGGGAACAATTGTGACCGGTTTGTTTGTCGCAATCTCCATGACCTCTGGCGGCGGAGCCTGGGATAACACCAAAAAAGCAATTGAAGATGGCGCCCACGGCGGCAAGGGTTCAGAAGCGCACCAGGCGTCTGTCACCGGCGACACCGTCGGCGACCCATACAAAGATACCGCAGGCCCAGCAGTTAATCCGATGATTAAAATTACTAACATTGTCGCGATTCTGTTGCTGGCGGTGCTTGCCTAA
- a CDS encoding SDR family oxidoreductase, with translation MNHGIHNKRVLITGANGGIGKALVSAFLAAGAEQVVMAVRNTETAAGFAREFGSRILVLPLDLTSVASVTDLALHTGPLDIVVNNAGAMTLTTPLAQDVEAQFQQELEVNTFGLLRMAKAFTPALEKSAGVFIQINSIASLISDGSLSTYSASKAASFSFTMALKATLKAHNIRVISVHPGPIDTPMAASAGFSDIAEPPIIVADAILKALTTNDFLVFPDKMAKEFGDAFQPFANAYLNDL, from the coding sequence ATGAACCACGGAATACACAACAAACGCGTTTTAATTACCGGCGCTAATGGCGGAATTGGTAAAGCGTTGGTATCGGCGTTTCTCGCCGCCGGGGCAGAACAGGTTGTTATGGCCGTTAGAAATACCGAAACCGCCGCGGGTTTCGCGCGTGAATTTGGATCGCGTATCCTGGTTTTACCGCTGGATTTAACCTCCGTGGCAAGCGTAACGGATTTAGCATTGCACACAGGTCCCTTGGATATCGTCGTAAACAATGCAGGCGCGATGACCCTTACAACACCACTTGCACAGGATGTAGAAGCACAGTTCCAACAGGAACTGGAAGTGAATACATTCGGCCTGCTCCGCATGGCAAAAGCGTTTACCCCTGCACTGGAAAAATCCGCTGGGGTTTTTATTCAGATTAATTCCATTGCATCACTCATTAGCGATGGTAGCCTGAGTACCTACTCTGCATCTAAAGCCGCAAGCTTTTCGTTTACCATGGCTTTAAAAGCGACGTTAAAAGCCCACAACATACGCGTAATCAGCGTCCACCCAGGGCCCATAGACACACCAATGGCTGCGAGTGCGGGTTTTAGTGATATTGCAGAGCCACCAATAATCGTCGCAGATGCCATATTAAAAGCGTTGACTACAAACGACTTTCTCGTATTTCCAGACAAAATGGCAAAAGAATTTGGCGATGCGTTTCAGCCTTTTGCAAACGCCTACCTGAATGATCTGTAA
- the kdsA gene encoding 3-deoxy-8-phosphooctulonate synthase: MQHKVIKVGSIDVANDKPFTLFGGMNVLESQDLALKIAEKYVQVTQKLGIPYVFKASFDKANRSSIHSYRGPGMEKGLRIFEAVKKEFGIPVITDVHEPHQAAPVAEVVDVIQLPAFLARQTDLVEAMAKTDAVINVKKPQFLSPGQMRNIVEKFAEGGNENVILCERGACMGYDNLVVDMLGFRTMKEVSNGLPVIFDVTHALQCRDPLGAASGGRRQQTAELARAGLAVGLAGLFIEAHPNPNEAKCDGPSALPLDKLEPFLGQMKAVDNLVKVLPPLDIQ; the protein is encoded by the coding sequence TTGCAACATAAAGTAATCAAAGTTGGCAGTATCGATGTTGCCAACGACAAGCCCTTCACCTTGTTCGGTGGTATGAACGTGCTCGAATCTCAGGATTTGGCGCTGAAGATCGCAGAAAAGTATGTGCAAGTGACCCAAAAATTGGGCATTCCCTACGTGTTTAAGGCCTCCTTCGACAAAGCCAACCGTTCCTCCATCCATTCGTATCGTGGGCCGGGAATGGAGAAAGGGCTGCGCATTTTTGAGGCAGTAAAAAAAGAATTTGGTATACCGGTGATCACCGATGTGCACGAGCCTCACCAGGCGGCACCGGTGGCTGAAGTGGTGGATGTTATTCAGCTGCCTGCATTTTTGGCGCGCCAAACCGATTTAGTCGAAGCCATGGCTAAGACGGATGCGGTAATCAACGTGAAAAAGCCGCAGTTTCTCAGCCCTGGGCAAATGAGAAATATCGTTGAGAAATTTGCAGAAGGTGGCAATGAAAATGTCATCTTATGTGAACGCGGAGCCTGCATGGGTTACGACAATCTGGTTGTCGATATGCTGGGTTTCCGGACCATGAAGGAAGTGAGTAACGGCTTGCCCGTCATATTTGATGTAACTCACGCGTTACAGTGTCGCGATCCACTGGGTGCGGCCTCCGGGGGGCGCCGTCAGCAAACCGCTGAGTTGGCGCGGGCTGGCCTGGCAGTGGGTTTGGCGGGGCTCTTTATTGAAGCCCATCCCAACCCGAACGAAGCCAAGTGCGATGGCCCCAGTGCATTGCCACTGGACAAACTGGAACCCTTCCTTGGGCAAATGAAAGCCGTGGACAACCTGGTTAAAGTGTTGCCACCGCTGGATATTCAGTAG
- the pta gene encoding phosphate acetyltransferase, with amino-acid sequence MHSFYLAPTSSGTGLTSVCLGLVRALDQLGVRVAFFKPIAQIYGTDTGPGRSNTLIQETVGLQPAPSISLSYAQHKVASGGLDDLMEEVISNFQASAGDADVMVVEGLVPRPNEDYIVRLNTRIAATLGSDVILVAAKKHYSSAQLNERINITASIFGGLNNPRLLGCILNKVGAPPKGSQRVRADDAADDWEVAEQNIEFVKRKLPIFNHQDFRCLGIVHWNPAFIAPRTLDVAKHLNARVLHAGNIVQRRVSSVVLCARTVANIVYALKPGTLIVTPGDRADIMLAASQASLNGVPLAGVLFTGDMVPDERVMTLCRSAINTGLPILSSELDSLATVQLLDNMSEEVPAEDVQRMLEVMDEVAHSLDTQWLADRASLPQDVRMSPPAFRHYLVRQAQSLSKRIVLPEGDEPRTLQAAIICHTRGIARCVLLGKPETIHSVAEVNGLQIPEGLEILDPENIRKSYVQPMVALREHKGLSQPQAEVQLEDSVVLGTMMLAVGEVDGLVSGAMHTTGNTIRPALQLIKARTESSIVSSIFFMLMPDQVLVYGDCAVNPNPTAEQLAEIAIQSAESAKAFGIDPKVAMISYSTGSSGKGSDVDKVRQATEIAQAKRPDMIIDGPLQYDAAAIASVAASKAPGSPVAGKATVFVFPDLNTGNTTYKAVQRSANVLSIGPVLQGLKKPVNDLSRGALVDDIVYTIALTAIQAEQAAKLNYY; translated from the coding sequence ATGCATAGTTTTTATTTGGCTCCAACGTCATCAGGCACCGGCTTAACATCAGTTTGTTTAGGGTTGGTGCGCGCGCTGGATCAGCTGGGTGTGCGCGTTGCGTTCTTCAAGCCGATTGCCCAGATTTACGGTACCGATACAGGGCCAGGGCGATCGAATACGTTGATTCAGGAAACCGTGGGCTTGCAGCCAGCCCCCTCCATCAGCCTGTCGTACGCGCAGCACAAAGTCGCCTCCGGCGGGCTCGATGATTTGATGGAAGAGGTTATCTCGAACTTCCAGGCTTCGGCTGGCGATGCGGATGTCATGGTCGTGGAGGGGTTGGTGCCCCGTCCAAACGAAGATTACATTGTACGGTTGAATACTCGAATTGCCGCGACTTTAGGCAGCGATGTCATTCTTGTTGCGGCTAAAAAGCATTATTCCTCTGCACAGCTCAATGAGCGGATTAATATCACCGCCAGTATTTTTGGTGGACTGAACAACCCACGCTTGCTCGGCTGTATTCTGAACAAGGTGGGAGCGCCGCCAAAAGGCAGCCAACGGGTACGCGCAGACGACGCGGCCGACGATTGGGAAGTGGCAGAGCAGAATATTGAATTTGTTAAACGTAAATTGCCAATCTTCAACCATCAGGATTTTCGCTGCCTGGGTATTGTCCACTGGAATCCCGCATTTATAGCACCGCGAACCCTGGATGTTGCCAAACATCTGAACGCACGGGTACTGCACGCCGGTAATATTGTTCAGCGCCGGGTATCTTCTGTTGTGTTGTGCGCGCGCACCGTGGCGAATATTGTGTATGCCCTTAAGCCCGGTACATTGATCGTAACGCCGGGAGATCGCGCAGATATTATGCTGGCGGCGAGCCAGGCATCACTCAATGGCGTACCGCTCGCGGGTGTGCTCTTTACCGGTGATATGGTGCCGGACGAAAGGGTGATGACGCTGTGTCGCAGCGCAATAAACACCGGTTTACCCATTCTGTCTTCAGAGCTGGATTCGCTGGCGACGGTGCAACTGCTCGATAATATGAGTGAAGAAGTGCCGGCGGAAGACGTGCAGCGTATGTTAGAAGTTATGGACGAAGTGGCTCACTCGCTCGACACACAATGGCTGGCAGATCGCGCTTCGCTACCCCAGGATGTGCGTATGTCGCCCCCGGCGTTCCGCCACTACCTGGTACGTCAGGCACAGAGCCTGAGTAAGCGTATTGTGCTGCCAGAAGGCGATGAGCCGCGCACGTTGCAGGCGGCGATTATTTGCCACACCCGTGGTATTGCGCGTTGCGTGTTGCTGGGTAAACCGGAAACAATTCATTCGGTTGCCGAAGTGAACGGTTTGCAAATTCCAGAAGGACTGGAGATCCTCGACCCGGAAAATATCCGTAAAAGTTACGTTCAGCCGATGGTTGCACTGCGCGAGCACAAGGGCTTGAGTCAGCCACAGGCCGAAGTACAACTGGAAGATTCCGTTGTTCTCGGTACCATGATGCTCGCGGTCGGTGAGGTCGATGGCCTGGTCAGTGGCGCTATGCACACTACGGGAAATACCATTCGCCCGGCGTTGCAGTTAATTAAAGCGCGTACCGAATCCAGCATTGTCTCGTCGATTTTCTTTATGCTGATGCCGGACCAAGTGCTGGTATACGGCGATTGTGCTGTGAATCCTAATCCGACTGCGGAGCAGCTGGCAGAAATCGCGATTCAGTCTGCGGAGTCGGCCAAGGCGTTTGGAATCGACCCCAAGGTCGCGATGATCAGCTATTCGACGGGGTCATCCGGTAAAGGCTCCGATGTTGACAAGGTACGCCAGGCCACTGAAATTGCCCAGGCCAAGCGCCCCGATATGATTATCGATGGCCCGTTACAGTACGACGCGGCCGCAATCGCCAGTGTTGCCGCCAGCAAAGCGCCAGGTAGCCCTGTCGCGGGTAAGGCTACGGTGTTTGTGTTCCCCGATTTGAATACCGGAAATACCACCTACAAAGCCGTTCAGCGCAGTGCAAACGTGTTAAGTATTGGCCCGGTATTGCAGGGGCTTAAAAAACCGGTGAATGATTTGAGCCGCGGTGCGTTGGTCGATGATATTGTTTACACCATCGCGCTTACTGCGATTCAGGCTGAGCAGGCGGCGAAACTGAATTATTACTAA
- the eno gene encoding phosphopyruvate hydratase — protein sequence MSKIVDVVGFEVMDSRGNPTVMAEVVLESGVVGSACAPSGASTGSREALELRDGDKSRYLGKGVLKAVANINETIKPLLVGKDAAEQRELDKIMIDADGTENKATLGANAILAVSLAAAKAAATDKGVPLYAHIAEINGTPGQYSMPVPMMNIVNGGEHADNNVDIQEFMVQPVSAPNFTEALRMGAEVFHALKKVLSGRGLNTAVGDEGGFAPNLPSNEGALEAIAEAVTAAGYKLGEDITLALDCASSEFYKDGVYDMAGEGKKFSADEFAAYLDELSSKYPILSIEDGMDESDWDGWDVLTKKIGSRVQLVGDDLFVTNTKILKEGIEKGIGNSILIKFNQIGSLSETLDAIKMAKDAGYTAVISHRSGETEDTTIADLAVATAAGQIKTGSLSRSDRIAKYNRLLRIEAELGEKAPYRGRAEFKA from the coding sequence ATGAGTAAGATTGTAGACGTAGTTGGTTTTGAGGTAATGGACTCCCGCGGGAACCCTACCGTAATGGCGGAAGTAGTCCTGGAGTCGGGTGTTGTCGGTAGCGCATGTGCGCCTTCTGGAGCCTCCACCGGTTCCCGTGAAGCCCTGGAACTGCGCGATGGCGACAAAAGCCGCTACCTGGGTAAAGGTGTGCTGAAAGCTGTAGCCAATATCAACGAAACCATTAAGCCTCTGCTGGTGGGCAAAGATGCCGCTGAACAACGCGAACTTGATAAAATCATGATCGATGCGGACGGTACCGAGAATAAAGCTACCCTTGGCGCAAATGCTATTCTGGCGGTATCTCTGGCAGCCGCCAAAGCGGCGGCAACTGACAAAGGTGTTCCTCTTTACGCGCACATCGCGGAAATCAACGGCACCCCTGGCCAGTACAGCATGCCTGTTCCTATGATGAATATTGTTAACGGTGGTGAACACGCCGATAACAATGTCGATATCCAGGAATTCATGGTTCAGCCGGTATCTGCCCCTAACTTCACCGAAGCACTGCGTATGGGCGCTGAAGTTTTCCACGCGCTGAAAAAAGTACTGTCTGGCCGTGGCCTGAACACTGCCGTGGGCGACGAAGGTGGCTTTGCTCCTAACCTGCCTTCCAACGAAGGTGCGCTGGAAGCTATCGCTGAAGCGGTAACTGCTGCCGGTTACAAGCTGGGTGAAGACATCACTCTGGCTCTGGACTGTGCGTCTTCTGAGTTCTACAAAGACGGCGTTTACGATATGGCTGGCGAAGGCAAAAAATTCAGCGCAGACGAATTTGCTGCCTACCTGGATGAGCTGTCCAGTAAGTACCCCATCTTGTCTATTGAAGACGGTATGGACGAGAGCGATTGGGACGGTTGGGACGTGTTGACCAAGAAAATTGGCAGCCGCGTTCAGCTGGTTGGCGACGACCTGTTCGTTACCAACACCAAAATCCTGAAAGAAGGCATCGAGAAGGGCATTGGTAACTCCATCCTGATCAAATTCAACCAGATTGGTTCTTTGAGCGAAACTCTGGACGCGATCAAAATGGCGAAAGACGCAGGCTACACCGCCGTAATCTCTCACCGTTCCGGCGAAACCGAAGATACCACTATTGCTGACCTGGCGGTTGCAACTGCTGCTGGCCAGATCAAAACCGGTTCTCTGTCGCGTTCCGACCGTATCGCCAAGTACAACCGTCTGCTTCGCATTGAAGCTGAACTGGGCGAAAAAGCACCATATCGCGGCCGCGCCGAATTCAAAGCGTAA